A stretch of the Staphylococcus sp. IVB6181 genome encodes the following:
- a CDS encoding HAD family hydrolase has translation MKFVFDLDGTICFKGEPVSDKILNSLENLTNSGHQVIFASARPIRDMLPVISKDFHDYTMIGGNGSLILSKGKIIKSVSFSLSEMEKIKQLINEFDATYLIDGDWDYAYTGPQNHSILKNLDPLNSANLVNLDSLKSVVKVLILTSNNNELLSKKLNELDVYVNKHGNENVLDISPKGIHKWAALKMLGIDKGDYIAFGNDSNDISMFENALYTVMVGHHEELRSFAKEFIESEGDLELKIVEKIEEIANKDISDFYAEKIY, from the coding sequence GTGAAATTTGTGTTTGATTTAGATGGGACTATTTGTTTTAAGGGAGAACCAGTATCAGATAAAATTCTTAATTCTTTAGAAAATCTTACGAATAGTGGTCATCAAGTTATTTTTGCATCTGCGAGACCGATTAGAGATATGCTTCCCGTTATAAGCAAGGATTTTCATGATTATACAATGATAGGTGGTAATGGTTCGCTTATTTTAAGTAAAGGAAAAATTATAAAATCTGTTTCTTTTTCGTTATCAGAAATGGAAAAGATTAAACAATTAATTAACGAATTTGATGCTACTTACTTAATTGATGGGGATTGGGATTATGCATATACTGGACCTCAAAACCATTCTATATTAAAAAATTTAGATCCTTTAAATTCGGCTAATTTAGTTAATCTAGATTCTTTAAAATCTGTTGTGAAAGTTTTGATTTTGACATCGAATAATAATGAATTATTGAGTAAAAAATTAAATGAATTAGATGTATATGTAAATAAGCATGGGAATGAGAATGTACTTGATATAAGTCCTAAAGGTATACATAAATGGGCTGCGCTTAAAATGTTAGGGATAGATAAAGGTGATTATATAGCTTTTGGTAATGATTCAAATGATATATCTATGTTTGAAAATGCACTTTATACAGTAATGGTTGGACATCATGAAGAATTAAGAAGTTTTGCTAAAGAATTTATTGAGAGTGAAGGGGATTTGGAGTTAAAAATTGTAGAAAAAATTGAAGAAATTGCAAATAAGGATATTAGCGACTTTTATGCCGAGAAAATTTATTGA